The nucleotide window ACGTTATATCAAAAGTCTGAATAGCATTGAAAACCAAGTTTTAAGTTCATATTTCAATGATATGACAATATACCATTTAGAACGGGAACTAATTAAATTGGTCTTATCTACCTCCCATGCGTTGCCAGGGATCCTATAAATAGTCCCTCGATATCAATGCGCAATCCGTGCCTAACATATTATCATGTACTTTTCAACTGCAGTGTACTTGAAACGTATGAAATAAACATCTGTGTAAATTGCTAtgtttaatgtatttattttttaatttgatcgACACTTGAATGGTAATAAGATATTCGACTTGACACTAAGTAGTCAGACAGAATCGTATAAATGCTTATATATATCACGTGATATGTTGACGTCCCGGATAACCTCAAGGTTATAAGcgtgaaaacaaaacaatttcagAAATGTAAATAATTCGAGTCAATTTTCTTTGACATGcattcactctctctctctccgcagacatttgtaattaaaattatttttgtaaaaccacagaaaaaaaaaaactgtacgTGTGTCTGGAACACGACTGCACCCGGTGAACACACGGTCTATATTTCACATTCTCACATCGAAGTAcaagttcaagttcatttatttcGCTCACACCATCAATCAGTGGTACGTGAGGTACAACAGATAATAAAAGATAATGATAAGTCGTCTTATAATGAATCGtgaatagaaaaataaataaaaataaaaagaagaaaaccaCAAGAGGCGTACATCTATAGCTACAAACAAAAGGAAAGGAAAAGTAAGAGATAAATAAGTTATGGCCGGCGTGGTGTAGATTATGATATAGAATCCACTCTCTTCGTTAGCTGTGATGTGTCCGATAGAGATTATATTCATCAATATGCTTTctaatttaaactatattttattcacaaagtgaatgggatcgggcagcaAGCATAGgctattttagccctctccctgCTTTCTCCACACAGAACTAGCCACCTGTCTTTACAGGGCTTTAACAATGCTAtcttaaaattgaaaacttttaaatttactttatttagtcaagaaatgcagttttagtagaaagcaaagAACAAAAATTAAAAGCCCCTGCTCAAATCCGCGATTCACATATCAGCAGACGACATGCTAAtcgactgagctacccagctatgcaatcaaatttaaaaggaatacacaaatattgctgatagttatattttgattcatgttttaaaaggaagtcggccataaTGACGATGTAGTTCGCTGTAATTTAAATACATTGTAACGCAACTGTTGTGTCAAGACATTATGACAAACATCAGTGTGTAGTACTACAAAGGCTGACAGGTTCTAAGTAATCATTCAATGTATCAATAAAGAAAGTCTTCTATGACGTGCTCATCtcatatttgattgaaaatatcaCGTAAATATATTATAGAATATAAAGAGCACTAACTCGAAAAAGGAATTGTCTATCGGCACGACTGTCGCGCGACATTTTCACTATACGGCGATCGTGCTAATTAAAGCTCTTACCTGCACGAATTGAGACCGATCACGATATTTCCTCAGTTATCTATTAgttcaatatatatttgatttgtGTGATTTTAAATCTTAATGCTTCTGATATTTTTTCAAAGAATTAAAATGAGATGTTTATACAATCATCtgataaaaatttcaaactttcaaTTTTGACAAATGAGTTCAAAGTTCAGAATTATAacacatgtgcatgtattaaAGCTAGACTCTTTTTAGTAAATGATCAAAGCAATAATTATTAATCAGTCAATTTAGGTGGTCCACCCCTTCAAAATACCCCACGGTTAATATTATATATGGGTACCTCAGTAGTCAATCAATTTtcagcaataaaaaaaatagcaaaGTTTTGAATTAGTCCTTACGTTAACTAAACATATAAAAGAGAAAGAACACTATTGTTTTATTCTATAGTATATTGTCTAATTTTATAAATAGTATATTGTCTAGTTCTATAGTATATTGTCTAGTTCTATAGTATATTGTCTAATTCCATAGTGTATTGTCTAGTTCTATAGTGTATTGTTTAGCTCTATAGTGTATTGTCTAATTCCATAGTGTATTGTCTAATTCTATAGTGTATTGTCTAGTTCTATAGTATATTATCTAATTCTATAGTATATTGTCTAATTCTATAGTGTATTGTCTAGTTCTATAGCATATTGTCTAGTTCTATAGTATATTGTCTAGTTCTATAGTATATTATCTAATTCTATAGCATATTGTCTAGTTCTATAGTATATTATCTAATTCTATAGCATATTGTCTAGTTCTATAGTATATTGTCTGATTCTATAGTATATTATCTAATTCTATAGTGTATTGTCTAGTTCTATAGTATATTGTCTAATTTTATAGTATATTGTATAATTCTATTAATAGTGTATTGTCTAATTCTATAGTGTATTATCTAATTCTGTAGTGTATTGTCTAATTCTGTAGTATATTATCTAATTCTATAGTATATTATCTAATTCTACAGTATATTGTCTAGTTCTATAGTGTATTGTCTAGTTCTATAGTGTATTGTCTAATTCTATAGTGTATTATCTAATTCTATAGCATATTGTCTAGTTCTATAGTGTATTGTCTAGTTCTATAGTATATTATCTAATTCTATAGCATATTGTCTAGTTCTATAGTATATTGTCTAGTTCTATAGTATATTATCTAATTCTATAGCATATTGTCTAGTTCTATAGTATATTGTCTGATTCTATAGTATATTATCTAATTCTGTAATGCATTATCTAGTTCTATAGTATATTGTCTAATTCTATAGTATATTGTATAATTCTATAGTATATTGTATAATTCTATAGTATATTGTCTAATTCTATAGTGTATTATCTAATTCTGTAGTGTATTGTCTAATTCTGTAGTATATTATCTAATTCTATAGTATATTATCTAATTCTACAGTATATTGTCTAATTCTATAGTGTATTGTCTACTTCTGTAATGCATTATCTAGTTCTATAGTATATTATCTTATTCTATAGTATATTGTCTAGTTCTATAGTGTATTGTCTAGTTCTATAGTGTATTGTCTAATTCTATAATATATTATCTAATTCTATAGTATATTGTCTAATTCTATAGTGTATTGTCTATTTCTATAGTAAAGATAATCAACTCCTGAGCTTTGGTTTATTGTTGACAAATTTTGTTGTGCAGAtaatgtctttaaaaatctacCGTTTGCACGACCGTCGTGTGTATGTCTTCGGCCAACAAATGCGTACATATTCCATGCTTTCAAAATTCGATTAGAATCGTGTATTGATCAACACAGAACATCTGGTTGCCGAGAATTACGATTTATTTATGAATCTACACTTTAATCATTGAGGCAGTAAATAAAAATTACCACGTATATGTACCATTTCTACGTACATTCCTGGGTCTCGGATCTATAAGTACTGAGTAAGGCTTCCTAGGTTAGAAACATTCGGAATACTTTGCTATATACGGACTAGCATCGCGTGTCTATAAGTCCTTAGTAAGGCTTCCTAGGTTAGAAACATTCGGAATACTTTTGCTATATACGGACTAGCATCGCATGTCTATAAGTCCTTAGTAAGGCTTCCTAGGTTAGAAACATTCGGAATACTTTGCTATATACGGACTAGCATCGCGTGTCTATAAGTCCTTAGTAAGCTAGGCTTCCTAGGTTAGAAACATTCGGAATACTTTTGCTATATACGGACTAGCATCGCGTGTCTATAAGTCCTTAGTAAGGCTTCCTAGGTTAGAAACATTCGGAATACTTTGCTATATACGGACTAGTGTTGTGTGTCTATAAATCCTTAGCAAGGCTTCCTAGGTTAGAGACATTCGGAATACTTTCGTTATTTACGGACTAGTATCGTGTTTCTCTAAGTCCTTAGCAAGGCTTCCTAGGTTAGAGACATTCGGAATACTTTCGTTATTTACGGACTAGTATCGTGTTTCTCTAAGTCCTTAGCAAGGCTTCCTAGGTTAGAGACATTCGGAATACTTTCGTTATTTACGGACTAGTATCGTGTTTCTCTAAGTCCTTAGCAAGGCTTCCTAGGTTAGAGACATTCGAAATACTTTCGCTATTTACGGACTAGTACAGTGTATCGTGTTTCTTTAAGTACTGAACAAGGATTCCTACCGGTAGATTAGAGACATTCGAAATACTTTCGTTATTTACGGACTAGTATCGTGTTTCTCTAAGTCCTTAGTAAGGCTTCCTACGTTGGAGACATTCGGAATACTTTCGCTATTTACGGAGTAGTACCGTGTTTCTATAAGTATTTAGCAAGGCGTCGTGTTTTCCTCACGATGAAGAAAGGTGTGTACTGAattgatattcttttttaaatcagaTGAATTTTTAGAACAACATTGCGTCTCacctaattacatgtaaatgtaagtCGTGACAATTACATAGAATCATTTTACACTGGCATAGAATTCATGATCGGTGACATGCAGTGGGTTGTGTAAATATCATCGGCAGATACAGTATATAGAATGTATAAGGGTATTGTTACTACAGACTATCGGTCAAAATAATGTAACGTTAAATGGCCTCTATTGATGCATTTGTCAACCTTAATTAAGCGTACACAAGATACACGCTGATAGACGTTTAAAGTCATTAAATAGGTCACAGGGTTCTAATGAACTAACATAATGTCCTAGTCTCAACTGTGAGAATACAAGACAATACATGCCTACGTATCGTGTGCTGATGGTTAACCTGTTCGTGGTTGTGTTAACACTCAACATGAAAAAGTGAGATTTATTTCCTTCAGAGAAGAAGTCCTGTCGGGTGTAGTGTGACGTGTAGTGTGACGTAATGTCGGCCTATAACTGTTCAGATCCGAACGGGATCAGCAATGGCTATTTTGTGATCGCCAAACCTTACTACGTGGATGGCGATCGTATCTACTACTATTGCGGATGGACCTATTTTTTACAAGGCAACCCCATCCGGGAGTGTGATGGAGACACCGGGAACTGGACGGGAAGTGCGCCTATCTGTTCCACCACCACAACCACCGCTAGCACAACTACCACAACGACTGAGAGTCCTCTCAATGGTATTATCATCCAACTGTAATTAGTGTGTAATTAACAACCACCTGTAATTAGTTTGTAATTAACAACCACCTGTAATTAGTGTGTGATTATCACTCATCTGTAAGTGTATAATTAGTATCATAAACCTGTACTATAATTGTGTCTATCCACTTCAGTCACAAGTTATTGAACACGGAATTTTGCTATAACAACAATCATCCCATGTagagaaaacaaaacaaccTGTAACCACCTTTCTATCTATTTTTGTAATATTGAATAATATTGACTTGATCTATTTTAGTGATATTACATAGTATTGACTTTCAGAATGGTTGTACATGTCTATTGGATTATCCGGGTTCCTGGCTCTGATCTTTGTGTGTATCGTGGGTTTGGTCATCCTGAAATATTGCCAGATTCTTTGCCGGTAAGTATCAGCACTAAGTTTTCTATATCTACACCCAATAGCTATTTATCTCCCCCTACCTATTTATTTCCGTAAATTATCAAACGTTAAGCAATAAGAGTGTTTATTTCGTTCATTTCAATTCTATTTCTGTGTCATCGGTCAGAAAGGTATCATCAACAATTTTCGTATCGTTATATGCTCTTCTCGTTGGTATTAGAGGTTACGTTTGATTTATTGATCAATAGATAAATTTGCTTATTGACTGACTTATCGATTAATGATATGGCTTATGGATTGAATGCTTGATTTTATAAACAGTCAATTTACACGTGCGAAATATGAAGAAGAGGAAGTGGAGACCGGATGCTGTTATACGTGTTGTATTCACTGTTGTACATCCGGGTGTCG belongs to Ostrea edulis chromosome 7, xbOstEdul1.1, whole genome shotgun sequence and includes:
- the LOC125655294 gene encoding uncharacterized protein LOC125655294; amino-acid sequence: MSAYNCSDPNGISNGYFVIAKPYYVDGDRIYYYCGWTYFLQGNPIRECDGDTGNWTGSAPICSTTTTTASTTTTTTESPLNEWLYMSIGLSGFLALIFVCIVGLVILKYCQILCRQFTRAKYEEEEVETGCCYTCCIHCCTSGCRRCYHTNNITPPPTQVPKPAVRSLSIQTGNQKELRLEEVVTTKKVAKELKDYWRPHKNEIRRNNQSTN